A stretch of DNA from Lycium ferocissimum isolate CSIRO_LF1 chromosome 4, AGI_CSIRO_Lferr_CH_V1, whole genome shotgun sequence:
ACAGGGTTGCAGCTTCTATATTTTCTTTGTAATTAACCTACTGCCAAACATAACTAATTGTTTCCAAGAGTGTTTTTGGCTTGTCAATGCTGCAAGTCAAAACAATTTATTCCACAAATCGCTTTTATAATATCTTCAGTGAGATTGGAAAGAAGCATCTGTATTCTTTCCTTTCAAATGTAATTTGCAGACAGCTTGACCTGTTATGCTTTAATTCCACCAGAGAACGAGACTTCCTATACATATTCTTTGTTAAGAACGTGTAAAACGATACCGAGGGTTAATTATCTCTTGATGTATGTTTCCCTTAGCTCGTAATGCTTTTGGTGCACTTGTTACTTTTGATTACATATACTGGTTTAGGTTTTAATTTCAATTCCCCATTTctaaatttctttttcatatgcgAGACATCTCAAACTTTTACTTGTGGTAGTTCAATTTTTTAGTTGTTTGGTAAATTTGGGTGTTTCTTATAGAACTGAaccgaaagaaagaaaaaaacctAATGATTTCATACAAAAGGTGGTATTTGATTAATGAATGGGTATCTGATAGATGTAATGTTGGCATCTCATATGTGAGAACTTTGCTTGGGGATGGAAACTTCGATCGCGCCTATATACTCCATATTCAGGTTATTTCAGAATAGTGTGTACCTTAAACTGAAGAAGGATTTGAAGATCATTAGTTAACCCTgttctgatttttgttttccttctttctttttgataaGTAACCCAGTTATGAAGATTTTCTCCAGATTTATTCAGGCTCCTCCAATGCCTTATCTTATTAGATTCGTCTCTAAAGTAGGATTCTGGTGCTTATCAGAATCTATTTGGAAACTTTTCTCATGGAATAATCATTATATTCATCATCCACTGTTAAGTGACATGTCATTTTGCAGAAATCTCTTATACCCCGGTTGAAGTCTTGGATACGCAAGGTTGTaatggatgaagaagatgaaaaaggGGTTGTGAAGGGAAAACCAAGTTTAGCAGAAGAAGCTGCTGTTGCTGCAAAAGCTGCTGCAGCAGCTGCTGCTGACGTTGCCCGAGCAAGCCAGGAGATGTTGGCATCAAAATCCGAAGGTTGGTTAATGTAAAATCTTATAATAACAACAAGTTAAAGAACTGgatatgaaataaaataaactgAAAAATTGTTCAGAATTGGCGACTGAAATCTTTCATTGTCTTTCCTCTCCAGTGCTTAACTTGTTACCATCAATAATTTAACCTTGTGTTCCTCCACAGAGAAAAGGTATTTTGAGGAGCTGACAAGCCTGCTAAACTACCAAGTACGTGAGATGAAATCAATGGCAAGTGCTATAGAGAAACTGGAAGGTAGTAATACAGTTGCTTTTCATCACACATTTCTGAACCCTCTCTCTCGCCTTTTCCCTCTTACATTTCCATTGACTCTTATAGTGAAAAGTCTCTACTTAAGCTATAAGCTTTTTGCGTTTCGGCCATTTTTTGCTTTTAGGAGGGTCATGTAAATTAAAAGGGATGTGTTATGAAACATTAGGGGGTTAAAAAAGAGGTAAACTTTAGCAACACTACTGAGAAGTGAAGAGTTACTTGAGTGTTCATAACTGAAAGAGCAATGGAGAAAGATATAGATAATAAATTGTGCATAACCTGTGTAAGTTTAGTTTTGCTTATTCCACCTTCAGCTGCGGCTGGATTACTTTTCGGCTCGGGATCATTTTGGCTCGATAATCTCGGTGTTCGGATGTCATTGGCCATTGTTTATATGAGGTTTTTGTGGTGCCTATACTGCGGAAATGTCATAGTATATACTATTATACCTGTTACTTAGGTGGTTTCCGTAAAGTTTTTAACTCTCAAGCCACAAACCAATACTTGCGAACTTGTTCAAAGAATCAATTGAAGCTTCCTTATGGAGGATCTGCCTGGCTTGTGACCATCTGCATACCAGGGTGGCTGTTGGTCTACACCTCCATAAAATGCAGTATAGCACGACTTTTTTGAGTTCTTTCCTAAAAAGGTTTCAGCTCTTGGTCCCCGCAATTCTGGCTCGGTTCTCTCTCCACTCCATCGGCacttcctttttatatatacagtACTAGCTCGTCCCTGTTATAACATTGTCCTTGCCTTGGAATTCTAGAAATCATAAGGTAAATGTCAGGTTCTTTAGATTTCATCATGAATAGTTAACTTTCATATATCATGCACCCCCTGCCCcttagggtgggggtgggggatCCCACCTCTGAAGGGGAAGGAAATAAAGGGATCCAAGTCATCTTTAGACAGGAAGTGTTTCTTAATTGGAGTTTCTCTGTTCATGCAGGGCAAAGTAATACTTATGGAAGAATACCTGTTACAGAACTAGATGATCGCAGAATTTCAGTTACTCAATCTAGGGTAAGCTGTATAGCAACAAAAAGATCTGGATCTTGTAGTTGATATCTCTGTCCACTTCTGATTTTTGCTTTTATGGTCCAGCAATCTTATGCAAATGGAAAAGTGGAGGGTGATGCACGTTCAGGTTCTAATTTTCTTTCTAGCTGCCAAATTTTCTTAACTCAGTTTTTATTGATTCTTTAAATACTAATGCGATGCGATTGGAATATTTTGTTCAGTGAGATCTTTGTCGCCACCTGCATCTGTGGAACCATCTGTTGCACCCCATCCCAAGTCTTATATGGAGGTGACTTTTACACTCTGTGGCTTATTAGTTTTTTTCCTAACTATCAGCTCATCTTTTAGTACTTTGAACTTTCTTTCCCTTCAATGAAAATGCTAGTAAAACGGGTCAGATGCTTGCTGGAAGAACTAGAAAATTGGCTCTTCTAACTTGATATTCAATTTGCAGATTATGGCTATGGTTCAAAGAGGAGAGAAGCCTTCCAACATCCGAGTAAGTCCAGGGTTCTCACCAGTATTTGACATACTGgtatgttgaaaaataaaatttcttgaATGTTTGTACATCCATCTTTTGATGCAGGATATAAATGATCAGCCACCAAATCCTAACCAGCCTGTACCTGATCGTGTTGCTGGAAGGCCGAAGGTtttgtcttttccttttctttcttctaacGATGTCGTAATTGGCTCAAATTTGAAGGTTGGAATCGGGTCACTTTAGTAGTGTGTGTCTGCATGTTTGACTTTTAAAAAGAACCATGTATGGACATTCAGGCAGCTGgacatgaaaaatataattaactaattgaATCTGTGATCCTACTATATTGCTGCattttgatgaattgatcaCTGCAACTAGGATGAAAAATACAATTACTAATTTGTGCCTGTGAACAGCCTTGGGAAGTTGGCCAGAGCCAAAACAATTTGCTTCAATCCCAAGGGAGTGGCGATGGCTTGAATTACGGTTACCAAGAAAATCTGACAAACGGAGACAGTTCAGCTCCTTGGTGGCAACGTAAGAATGCCAGGATAACTGAAATCCAATCTGAAGGTGAACAAAACTTTGGATCTCCAGCTGCACCAGTTCAGGAACGACCAATTCAGAGATCCTGGGTCCCACCCCAGCCTCCTCCAGTTGCAATGGCAGAAGCAGCTGCAGCCATCCGTCAACCTAAAAAGCCTGCGTTTCAAAACGAACAATTGACGGATGATCAGTTGATGGCTCGTTCATCAGAAATAACGGATGAGCTGCAGAGGGTTACAAGAATCTCCGAATCTGGTGGTGCCCCTGAAGCTAATGGCTCGAGTTCTGGGCCACAGATGAGTGAGACGACGCCAATTGGAGAAGGTGATCAAACTTTCAGCAGCTGAAAGAGCCTTTATTTTACTTGATATAAAAGGCTGGGTATTCAGTATCGAGGTTCCCCAAGATCTTGCAGCTACGTATTCTTGATGAATCGAGCCTCTGGTTCGTGTTTACCCCTAAATGAAATCTACAGTTACATTTGTCAACTTTCAGGTATATGTAAAAACGATCAATATCTAAATTTAGCAAAGCCATTATGTTTCTTCCTGGTGGTCTATTGATACACTCTAAAATGGCTACCCAACTTAAGAATCGTTTTATATAATTCCACAGTTTGAATAAAGATTAGATAATGAGACTAACATGATCATGTTTAGTAATTTGGTGGATATAGAAAATGCTCCGATACATCAGTCATGGGGCCCTATCTTTTGGTGAAAGGCACATATCAATTGCATAAAAGTAGATCAAATTTATCTACTAAGCAGCTTATAATCTCCTCTCCGTGGAGAATCATTACACTNNNNNNNNNNNNNNNNNNNNNNNNNNNNNNNNNNNNNNNNNNNNNNNNNNNNNNNNNNNNNNNNNNNNNNNNNNNNNNNNNNNNNNNNNNNNNNNNNNNNAGTATAAGccaatgttttaaaaatttcccATATGAagataacaaataaaaaaaaaatccccatGATCTCTCACACCTCTAAAACCTATCAAATGATCTTTCCCCCATAATGTTAATGATTAATGTCTTGTTTAAAACATCCCTACTGTAATCCCAACTTTATGTAATAGTATAAATAGATACGTGAAATGTGATATGAAATACACCTAAATACATATGGAAGACATAGATAGCTCTATCGTGCTCTCTACATTTTTTGTTGTGTCATATTATTACTCTTTATCTTCTTTTTAATAGCATAATTAAAAGTGAAGTTGGAGAGACATTGTACAAGCTGAAGTTGACACGTCTACACAATACACAAATTTGCCATTGCGCACTGACACTGCTTTCAGTTCAGATATTTCTGAATCTGCGACTTTtgtagcacaaaaaaaaaaaaattgaaccaaactagcacaaaaaaaaaaaaacattagtaggtttcacgcactaaatttgtgcgtgaaaggactaAATTGCAAAAGTGCAAATTGGGCCTAAAGTCCCTAATCTCTGCAATGCAGAGAGGTTCCTTCCATTTCTGATTTGATGGTTGTCAATTGTCATAAGAGGAACAGTGCTTATGTATCacaagtttcatgaatttttaatGCAACAGTGGCAACCCCGTTTAAACAGTCCGGAACcaaaaatgactcaataaaaaattaagtgaaccaaaatacccaacaaaaaaaaaaaaataacactaCCTTTAGCGCAAGAAAATACTCGCTAAAGCAAGCTTACTGAGACGAAACCATTAATCGCTTTAGCGCAAGATTTTATCGcgctaaagaattttttttttttttttttgcatagcgcagtattttaccgCGCTATAGctagcactaaaaaaaaaattggtaaaattttttttttttgcaacacttagtgtttttttcaacacttagtgcgttttttttttcatactttgaccaatgattagtcgtgtgtcaagactaaacgtcaatattttatatagaacccgatatttttttctcacgtacaataatgtaggctcaatacatcaaggatacgtagacgttcggatcgtcattttaggggttgaaaaggtgcccgaaataagttttgttttttgatcgtaggttattttagtcaactttatatgtcgagaaaaatTAGTcggctttattttcaaaaattgaaaccgcgTAAGGAAATTGACATTCATAGCTACATTACCTcgggatttttacgttgaaatctattgcgtatcatcatcttataagtaaataaaaccgAAAATTTCGGTGCCAAtttgggaaaattgaaattgaatgggataaaagatatttttttaaaaatcggctcggccaaaccgcCTTGCGCGTTTGTTCGCATAGATCTCCaaaaaaatacgcaagttcaaaaaaaaaaaaaaacgcgtaaacggacgtccgagcgcaaagcTTACGACCATccaaagtttgaccactttacaactactTTTTctccttatattttttagaattatatttatattcaaaataaagttatgtcttgattaaaaaataacacgcttaaattaaaatcttaaaaataaaacaccctaaagctttccaaacaaaacttactttgggtaccttttcaacccctaaaatgactatccgaacgtttacgtatccttgatgtattgagcctacattattgtacgcagaaaaaatatcaggttctatataaaacattgacgtttcggaatcttgacacacgactaatcggtggtcaaagtatggaaaaaacactaagttttttcaaacaaaacttacttcgggcacctttttaaccctaaaatgactatccgaacgtctacgtatccttgatgtattggcctacattattgtacgcaaaaaaaaatatcggttctatataaaatattgacgtttcggagtcttgacacgactaatcgttggtcaaagtatgaaaaaacactaaggtttttcaaacaaaaacttacttcggcaTCTTTTCAACCccaaaatgactatccgaacgtctacgtatccttgatgtattgggcctacattattgtacgcaaaaaaaaaaatatcaggttctatataaaatatttacgtttcggagtcttgacacacgactaatcgttggtcaaagtatgaaaaaaacactaagttttttcaaacaaaacttacttcgggcaccttttcaacccctaaaatgactatccgaacgtttacgtatccttgatatattggtcctacattattgtacgcgtAAAAAATATcggttttatataaaatattgacgtttcgtgagtcttgacacacgactaatcgttggtcaaagtatgaaaaaaacactaagtttttttaaacaaaacttacttatgccttttcaacccctaaaatgccgatccgaacgtctacgtatccttgatgtattgggcctataTTATTGTacgagaaaaaaatatcaggttctatataaaatattgacgtttcgagtcttgacacacgactaatcgttggtcaaagtatgaaaaaaacactaagttttttcaaacaaaacttacttcgcaccttttcaaccctaaaatgccgatccgaacgtctacgtatccttgatgtattgagcctatatTATTGTgcgttaaaaaaaatatcggtttatataaaatattgacgtttcgagtCTCGACatacgactaatcgttggtcaaagtatgaaaaaaacactaaatgttgccaaaaaaaaaaaaaaaaaaagtttaccaaattttttttagtgctagctatagcgcagtaaaatactgctctatgcaaaaaaaaaaaaaaaaatctttaaagcGCGAAGAAAATACTACGCTTAAAGCGAGTTAATGGCTCCGTCTCAGAAGCTTTAGCGCTGTATTTTATTGCAataaaggtagttttgtaacttttttttttttatcgggTATTTTGATtcacttaattttttattgagtcattttaGTTCCGGATTCCGTTTAAACAAGGTTACTTACTGTTGCATTAAAAATCCATGAAACTTGTGGTACATAAGCAACTGTTCCTCTTATGACAATTGACAACCATCAAATCAGAAATGGAAGGAACCTCTCTGCATCGCAGAGATTAGGGACTTTACCTTCACGCACGAAAATTAAGTGCGTAGAAAATTCCACTGCACTTTTGCATTTGTCCTTTCACGAcaaatttagtgcgtgaaacctactaatgtttttttttttgtgctagtttggttcaactttttttttgtgctacaaaagtcgcggattcaGATATTTCTGCTAAAGCTTGCAATTGCACACGCAATCTAACTCACAAATATATGTCATTTATTGGTATACAGAATTTCTATCACTTAATTATAagtaattaatttatatttttatcttattaaattatttaatattgataaattaaattaatttgatGTGAACATGCATATAAGTATTTACCTTTCAAGTCCCAccaaaattatttacttttttttagcATATAGAATACGAGGGAGATAATTTTTTTAGTAACTGAAATTTAAGATTCTTTTGATTGGCTGGTTTATTAAGATTACTGGAGGATTGCCGTCGATCATGACCTGTTCATTCACAATCCATAaatagagattaaaaaaaaagagacaataACTGTAAAGATATTCAGGTAAAACTTAAATCACCATTTGCTACGTGCTGAGTAAACCACCTCTACAAAATTACTAGAAGGATTACAAGATTAGTGGAGGATAATTCCATCATTAATTCATAATAGTCCATTTACAGAGATTAAAATAGAGGCAAAACTTTACACAGATATTTACAAATGCTTAATCACCAATTTACTACCACAGTATCAGTAACCACTTAAAAGCTTAACTATGATATATCATACTTAATAGAGATCCCATGAAGAGTAATTAGCCTCAGAAATACTGTAAATTCCGATTTAACCCATTAACATTACCAAAAAAGCCTATCAAATCTCGCCTGTACGGCAAGTATGACTTCCGTTTATCACCTCCGTTACCTTTACCGACGGGAACTCCGTTAACTTTTCCGTTGATCTTAACAGAGTCGTCAGTCCTGGTCTTCTCtgctttctcttctttctttgtcaAATAAACGAAAGTCTTTTTACCGTCGCTGTTACTCCGGTAAAGAAAGTCACGTAACTTCCACCGCTTCGATGAGGAGCCAGTAGAGTTACTCTTCTTACACCTCTCATCAGTTGGAG
This window harbors:
- the LOC132052450 gene encoding peroxisomal membrane protein PEX14-like; the encoded protein is MASHSDSPPNSVNENTQNPASQPAAEDPQDATKGSSPNSVFVNSEPIREDQVQNAVKFLSHPKVRGSPVQYRRSFLERKGLTKEEIDEAFRRVPDPTPTVTSTQPVAANEDGKQQPSSASPPQAAIQNLQPASATSNSMTKTGYLSHFHWTHAVVAVGFLAASGAGTAVLLKKSLIPRLKSWIRKVVMDEEDEKGVVKGKPSLAEEAAVAAKAAAAAAADVARASQEMLASKSEEKRYFEELTSLLNYQVREMKSMASAIEKLEGQSNTYGRIPVTELDDRRISVTQSRQSYANGKVEGDARSVRSLSPPASVEPSVAPHPKSYMEIMAMVQRGEKPSNIRDINDQPPNPNQPVPDRVAGRPKPWEVGQSQNNLLQSQGSGDGLNYGYQENLTNGDSSAPWWQRKNARITEIQSEGEQNFGSPAAPVQERPIQRSWVPPQPPPVAMAEAAAAIRQPKKPAFQNEQLTDDQLMARSSEITDELQRVTRISESGGAPEANGSSSGPQMSETTPIGEGDQTFSS